One genomic segment of Panicum virgatum strain AP13 chromosome 2N, P.virgatum_v5, whole genome shotgun sequence includes these proteins:
- the LOC120661850 gene encoding uncharacterized protein LOC120661850 isoform X2 yields MMDEGPADLRELVRLPDVLVVCSSRGWTDEKHMLYLQLLEETFVSQLHDSECSFKELFNLSSRYCGRVKSAKQIVEYAKPDQGCCGIVDADKVNSSVKVELMDSPSCGNQQDGKVHSMDDNASTTEPVEEAISQASATSSGQCSACYVGKHRHSPSRSADFYKRTTRAFTQRGRIRTLMRRPKGLENQEEDAAKSD; encoded by the exons ATGATGGACGAGGGGCCGGCCGATCTGCGGGAGCTCGTGCGCCTGCCG GATGTTCTGGTGGTATGCTCATCTAGAGGATGGACAGATGAAAAGCACATGCTCTATCTTCAATTATTGGAAGAAACATTTGTGAGCCAATTACATGACAGTGAATGCAGTTTCAAGGAACTGTTCAATCTCTCTTCAAGATATTGTGGACGTGTGAAGTCAGCTAAGCAAATCGTGGAATATGCcaaacctgatcag GGATGTTGTGGGATAGTTGATGCTGACAAAGTCAACTCCAGCGTGAAGGTTGAGCTTATGGACTCACCTTCTTGTGGAAATCAGCAAGATGGAAAAGTCCATTCTATGGATGATAATGCATCAACCACAGAACCTGTAGAAGAAGCCATTTCCCAAGCAAGTGCAACGAGCTCTGGACAATGTTCCGCATGCTATGTTGGCAAGCACAGACATTCCCCTTCTAGGAGTGCAG ATTTTTACAAGAGAACTACTCGTGCATTTACTCAGAGGGGTCGGATCAGAACTTTGATGAGGAGACCAAAGGGATTGGAGaatcaagaagaggatgcagCCAAAAGCGATTGA
- the LOC120661850 gene encoding uncharacterized protein LOC120661850 isoform X1 has protein sequence MMDEGPADLRELVRLPDVLVVCSSRGWTDEKHMLYLQLLEETFVSQLHDSECSFKELFNLSSRYCGRVKSAKQIVEYAKPDQGCCGIVDADKVNSSVKVELMDSPSCGNQQDGKVHSMDDNASTTEPVEEAISQASATSSGQCSACYVGKHRHSPSRSAEGSDQNFDEETKGIGESRRGCSQKRLKSYKVVRDAGGSIGDGRMPKSRRPYCKQQT, from the exons ATGATGGACGAGGGGCCGGCCGATCTGCGGGAGCTCGTGCGCCTGCCG GATGTTCTGGTGGTATGCTCATCTAGAGGATGGACAGATGAAAAGCACATGCTCTATCTTCAATTATTGGAAGAAACATTTGTGAGCCAATTACATGACAGTGAATGCAGTTTCAAGGAACTGTTCAATCTCTCTTCAAGATATTGTGGACGTGTGAAGTCAGCTAAGCAAATCGTGGAATATGCcaaacctgatcag GGATGTTGTGGGATAGTTGATGCTGACAAAGTCAACTCCAGCGTGAAGGTTGAGCTTATGGACTCACCTTCTTGTGGAAATCAGCAAGATGGAAAAGTCCATTCTATGGATGATAATGCATCAACCACAGAACCTGTAGAAGAAGCCATTTCCCAAGCAAGTGCAACGAGCTCTGGACAATGTTCCGCATGCTATGTTGGCAAGCACAGACATTCCCCTTCTAGGAGTGCAG AGGGGTCGGATCAGAACTTTGATGAGGAGACCAAAGGGATTGGAGaatcaagaagaggatgcagCCAAAAGCGATTGAAATCTTACAAAGTTGTGAGGGATGCAG GTGGTTCCATCGGCGATGGCAGAATGCCAAAAAGTAGGAGGCCTTATTGCAAGCAACAAACCTGA